The DNA window AGCTTCCAGCACAGGCATACCCAGCGCCCCTGGTAGGTGGAGGGAAAGTCGACCAGCCCCTCCTCCAGGCCGCCCTGCGGCAGCCATATCCCGCGGTCCCAGATGCCGCGCGCCACCGCGGTCTCGATGCCGCGCGTGCAGCGGTCGATGTCTTCGCGGTGGGTCGCGAACTCGGCGTGGTCGGGATGGCCGGGGTCGCGCAGTGCGCTGCCCCAGATGAGTTCCAGCACCTCGATCTTGCCGGCGAACTCACGAATGGCGCGGCGGTGAGCGTCGATCTCCCGGAACACTTCGATGAGCGACGGGATCATCGCGTCGGCTTCGTCAACGGTGAAGGCCTTGCGGCTCATGGGTGTGCCGCGAAGCGGTATGGCGCGCGGTGGATTCCCTGCTCGGTGATGATGGCGGTGACGAGTTCCGCCGGGGTAACGTCGAACGCGGGGTTGTACACGGAACCGGCGGCGGAGATTTCGACACCACCCACCCCCAGCACCTCGTGCGCCGCGCGCTGTTCGATGGGAATGGAAGCGCCG is part of the Candidatus Krumholzibacteriia bacterium genome and encodes:
- a CDS encoding DUF2203 domain-containing protein; protein product: MSRKAFTVDEADAMIPSLIEVFREIDAHRRAIREFAGKIEVLELIWGSALRDPGHPDHAEFATHREDIDRCTRGIETAVARGIWDRGIWLPQGGLEEGLVDFPSTYQGRWVCLCWKLGERHLAYWHEQDAGFRGRQKITDVQRRVMGTDDPDTIEDPGPDPDPDGDA